Below is a window of Oceanipulchritudo coccoides DNA.
CAAGCTCCGCAGTGGCGGAATGAAAGCTGAAATCAATTGCGACCTGACAGTTGTCAATCCCTTCACCAAGAGCATCACCGGCATCCCTTTGGGCTCCCACACGGGCATTTTCCGATTCAGCAATGGATAACAAAGTTTGTCCCATGCGGCCTTTGTATCCGCAAATCAATACAGTTAATGGAGTGCTCATGCGCTGATATAGTTGAGGGCTAGAAGATGATCCCGGATGATTCCGCGGCTTGCTTCCGGCATGCGGACGAGCGGCAACCGCATGGCGGGGGAAGGGATTCGTCCCGCTTGAAAGAGGACTTCCTTGATCGTGACAGGATTCCCTTCAAGGAAAACGAGCTCGGTGAGCAGCAATTCCCAGTCCTTGGCGAGGGCCTTGGCCTTTCCAGTATCCCCGGCAAGGCAGGCTTCCGTCAATTGGCTGATCACCTCGGGTGAAATATTGGAAGCCACGCTGATGACGCCTTCTGCGCCCGCTTCGATAAAGGGAATGATCAATCCGTCATCACCGCTGAGGACGGTGACTTCCGGGCAGGCCGCCTTCAAGGCGCGCACCTTCTCGACCTGTCCGCCGGCCTCCTTGATGGCACAGATATTCGGGCAGGCCTTTGACAGGCGGGACACCGTCTCCACCTCAATCTCAATTCCACACCGTCCCGGAATGGAATACAGGATGATCGGCTTCCTTGTGGAATCGGCGATTGCCTTGAAGTGTTGGAATAGTCCCTCCTGGCTCGGCTTGTTGTAGTAGGGGGCGACCTGCAGAAACGCATCAGCGCCGAGCCGATCGGCTTCGCCCGTCAAGTAAAGGGCCTCCGTTGTGCTGTTGGCGCCCGTTCCGGCGATTACAGGGATACGCCCGGCGGCCGCTTTCACGACTGCTCCGATGACCTCAAGGTGCTCCGCATTGTCCAGGGTGGGGGACTCGCCGGTTGTCCCAGTCGGGACAATCCCTTGCGCGCCGCCGGACACCTGCGCTTCCACTAGGGCACTGAGAGAATTCCAGTCGATGGAGCCATCTTCCTTCATCGGAGTGACCAAGGCGGTGTAGACGCCACGAAATGATTGCGTTTCTGACATATTTAGGGTTTTATAAATTGAAATTGCCACCGTAGGTGGGGCCGTTCTATATTTCAAATGCTAATTTGCCATGTCAGACACACTGGAACTATTTAACAACCTGCTACAGCTCGCCGTTGATAATGGAGCGAGTGATGTGCATATCAAAACGAACAAGCCAGCCCTGCTGCGCATCAACGGCCATTTGGAGCCGGTGGATATGGATCCCCTCGCGGTGAACCAGATCCTCGCCTTTATTGAGGACTCCTGTCCGCCGCAATTTGTTGAGCGCTGGGGCACCGACAACCAGGTCGATTACAGCTACCGTCTTGTCGACGTCGGCCGATTCCGTGTCAACGCGTTTTACCAGCGTGGAACGCCCAGCATCGTCTTCCGCTACGTGAAGGACAAGCCACCGACATTCGAGCAACTGAATCTTGATGAAAAACTCTTTGTAGACCTGTGTCAGCAGCCCGATGGAATCATGTTGATTTGCGGTCCGACCGGTTGCGGCAAAAGCTCCTCCCTCGCTGCCATGTTGAACTGGATCAACAACAACATGGACAAGCATATTGTCACTTTGGAGGACCCGATTGAGTTCACCTATTCCGATATCAAGTCCAGTTTTGACCAGCGCGAGGTGGGGATTGACACACCTTCCTTCGAGCAGGGAATGAAGACTGTTCTGCGTCAGGATCCAGATATGATCCTCATCGGGGAAATGCGGGACTGCGACACTTTCAACACGGCCCTTACAGCTGCTGAGACGGGTCACTATGTCTTTGGTACCTTGCACAGCAGCAGTGCCCAACAATCCATTCAACGGCTTTTTGAGTATTATCCGCCAACACAGCATGCCGGCCTGCGGCGTCAGGTGGCGGGCTCTGTCAGGGCTACCATCACGCAGCGCCTTGTGCCTGCACTCGATGGAAATGGACGTCTTCCCATTCTTGAATGCCTGATTCTTGATTCCCTCGCCCGGACTGTTATTGAAGAAGGGAAATTCGAGAAGATTCCGGCCGTTGTCGAGGCGGGTAAGGATACGGGGAGCCGGTCCTTCAATCAGGATTTGTTCCGCTTGATCAAAGACGGCAAGATCAGCCGCAACACGGGTCTGAGAGTCTCTCCAAATCCAAAGGCGCTTGAGATGAACCTGAAGGGGATTTTCCTCTCTGAAGGCGGAATTGTCGAGTAGCCTTAAAGCGGGATAAACACTTCAAGCACGGCGAAGGTCTCTAGCCCCTGGGTCAGGGGAATCAAGTGGTGCTCAAATTGCTTCCAGGAACCGTCATTGAGCAGCAATGGCCTTTTACGACTGGAGTGAGTATTGAGTAGAGCCGCTTGGTATTCTTTGTGCCACGAGGCGAGATCCTCCGGTTTTGCCAGCTTGTCAACTGCTCCAGTTGTATTGAATGGTCCGAACCATTCCTTCATGACCTGGCTGCTCAGTAAGATAATCCCTTCGGGCCCCCTGACCCAGAAAGCCACGGGTGCCGATCGAACAAGCGCATCGATGAGGGTTTCCGATCCCCGGAAGAGATCAAGGAGCTGATAGCGCTCCTGCGTCTTCCGGGTTGTGCCGACCATCTCAACCGGGTTTCCTTCGGCATCGCTTTGGTGGACAAAGCCCGCTTGCTCGACCCAGACCCAGTCTCCGGTGACGTCCATGAAGCGGTGCTCGCAGCGCCAGATTCTTTCAGGTGACTTAAGGGCAATCTCAAGGGATTGTTGGACCTCGAGCAGATCTTCAGGATGGATACGATCCCACCAGAATTGTTCGCTGTGCTCCATGTCCTCATGCGGGTAGCCGAGGATGCACTCGCCAGCAGCATGGATCTTCAGGCGCTTTCTTCTCAAATTCCATGCCCACCATACTTGCTCAGCATATTTCAGGGCTGTATCGGCCTGAATTTTCAGGTTTTCTGCCTCAGCCAGGGTTGAAGCCAACCGTTCCTCCAGAAATTCACGTGATCCTTGATCGCTCATATCCACTCCGCTAGTGAGGCTTCAGGATGGTCCTTTTCAAGCCCCCGGACAAGCGAAATATTCTTGTAGGGCCCAAACCGGTGAACCGATCAGTCCGTAAAGGCGATAAAGGGAAGGTCCTGACGACTTTGTGCGATCAGCTCATATTCCCGGTCCTGAAAAATAATCGCCTCCTCATCCGGGTAAAAGATGAAGTTCAATTCCGTTAAAAAGGCCATGCGTCCCATTTCACTAACCGGTTTGTATGTGCCCGAATGAACAAGCTCGAGAATGTAGCGCTGCTGCCCGCTTCGCTTGATGTCGTAATAGGAGAAAGTGCTGTCAATATTGAGCTCAATGAGCATAGCTCCATCCCACATGCCGGTGGCGTAAATCCCGCTGTAATCCTCAATGGCACTGGCGGATGCGATGGGGTCGTTGAGCTCGATTATCGCGGGCTTCTGGACAAAACCTGTCTCCTTTGAAAAATGCCTGGAGACAAATACAAGGACGACACCCAGTCCCAGAAGAACCAGTAACAGCGTGATGCATTGCATGACCAGGCTGGGAGTCCATTCGAAGGGCGTCGCTTCAATCGAGACGGTGAAGTATTGTTCCACATAATCCTTCAGGTCCTTGTCCGGAATGGTCACATTCTGGTAGTTTGGATCCTGCGGGTTGGACAAGAGCAGGTCGTTTTCGTTGACGTGGACTTCCAGATAGCGGTCTCCGCCGGTTAGAATGAGGAGACATTCTGCACCGGTCCGGTTACGCTTGCGCACACGCTTGGCGATAAGCCTGAGCTCAGCCGGATTCAAGCGTCCGCGGTCAATTCGCCGACGGTTATTGATATCGAGCCCCCAGTTCTCATTGAGGCCTTCTGTCCACAATTCAATTTTCGCTATGACGGGCGATCCCATGAGTATGCATTAGGACAAAGCCGCATGGTTTGTCCAGTCTGTAAGGATTACAGGTTAAATCTTTTTAAAGTGTGGCTCAGGCGGTTTGAGGATGGAATTGGCCGGAATAATTTTTTTCTTGTTACCATAACCAAATCTGATACTAGATTGACCGTCAAATAAGGATATTTACTAAAGATGGAAATTGGGAGTATTGAACGATCTGAGGCAGACGCCTTCACGGATAAGCGGAGCGCTGTTATTTATGTCAGGGGATGTAATCTCAGATGCTCCTATTGCGGGTATGCCAGTCTTCTTGGAAGCTGCGATGGCAATGGTACCTATGATTGGGACCATGCACGGAAGTATTTGAAAAAACGCCTCGACCGCCTGGACGCTGTTGTTTTCAGCGGGGGTGAACCGACGATGCAAGAGGATCTTCGGGACTGTATCGCGGAAGTCCGGGAAATGGGGCTGAAGGTAAAACTCGATACCAATGGCACCTTTCCGGAGGTGATCCGTGATTTACTGGCCCAAAATCTCCTCGATTATGTGGCAATGGATGTAAAGGCCCCGCTGGAAAACTATGCCAGCCTTGTTGGGCGCCGGATTGATACGGAAGCGATCCGCACCAGCATCTGGCTGGTCAAGCAGTCCGGAGTTCCGCATGAGTTCAAGACGACCGTGGTTCCGGGCTTGCACACCACCCGGGAACTGAAAGCCATTTCCGAACTGATTCATGGAGCAGACAAGTACGTCGTTCAGGATTTTATCTCCGTGAATCCTCTGCGGGGAGAATTGAAGGGCCGCCCGGCATTTCCCCACAAGCCGTTGCAGGACATCCGCGCCTATGTGGAAAAGCGGGTAAAGACTTATGAGATCCGGCACTCCGAGGAAGCCAAAGTGATGCCGGTTGCGCGCCGCCGCCGCCGTTCCGCACCAGCGGCAGTCTAGCTTTTCCTGAGGCTCACCTCTCCGCTGTGAAGGATAGCGATTGAGCCGTCCTCGCGTTCCACCCTGAGCGATCCGTTCCGGGTAATTCCAACAGCTGTTCCCTCTGCTTGTTCCGTGCTGATCCCTTGTCCTCTGAGGAAGTCGAATTCCGGCCAGAGGTGGGCCAGTTCATCCGCATAATCCTCGTTCAGGTAGTCCTGAATGGCGTCTGACAGATGATGAACAATCCGGTGGGCAATTCGGGAAAGGTTCAATGGTTGCCCGAGATTCATGCTGAGGGAGCTCGCGATAGAATGCAGTTCCTCGGGAAAATCCGTTTCAGATGTATTCACATTGAGACCCAGGCCGAAGACCAGATCCCGTGTGAATTCCGAGTCCACACGCGCCTCGGTCAGCATTCCGGCAATTTTCCGTCCATGAATAAGCAAGTCGTTGGGCCACTTGATCTGCACCGGCAAAGAATAGGTATCACGGAGGAGTTGGCAGAGGCGCAAGCCGAGCCAGAGGGTGATTGTTTGCAGCCGACTGGGGGGCAGACTGGGCCGCAAGGCTATCGAAAGGTAGAGGTTTTTATGTTGTGGGCTGTGCCAGTTGCGACCGCGTCGGCCACGACCGGCGGTCTGGCAATCCGCCACGACAAAAAAGGGCGTGGGCCGGCCTGAGGAGAGTTCCCTTTCGGCCACGGTATTTGTACTGTCAACTTCCCCGAGGGCGATATGGTCTTCGAAAAAACTGCACGGTTGAATTGCCAGCAATGCCTCGAAAAGGACCGGGTGGAAAGCAACCGGTTCACGGGTGAGTTGATACCCTTTGTTGCGGATTGCGGAAAACGTGAACCCTGAGGTCTTCAGGTGTTCGAGGTGCTTGTGAACGCTGACCCGCGAAAGCTGCAGCTCCTCGGCAATGGAGGCACCTGAGACAAATTGCCCGTTTGCGCGCAGGAAAGGAATGAGAACCCGTGTATCGAGATCCATAAGATCAGTTCCAATCCAGCCCGATGTCCATCCATTGGGCCTTGTGAACGGTTGCCCCGGTAGAGATAAAATCGACACCAACCTGTCCGAGTGCCGGCAAATCCTCAAGCGTGATGCCTCCGCTGGCTTCTGTGGCGGCCTTGTTTGCAATCAAGGAAACGGCCTCGGCCAGCTCGGAGAGAGAAAAGTTGTCGAGGAGAATGTTCTCAATCCCCGCGTCCAGTGCGGGCAGGATTTGGTCGATTGAATCGACTTCCAGTTCGATTATCATTTCAGGGTAGCTGCCGCGATATGAGTTAACAAGCTCCGCAAGCTTCTTCCCGCCCGTGGCGCCAGCGGCAGCGAGATGGTTGTCCTTGAGCATGACCCGGTCAAAGAGGCCCATCCGGTGGTTGAATCCGCCGCCACAGGCAACGGCGTACTTCTCGAGCACCCGGTACCCCGGAGTCGTTTTCCGGGTATCAAGCAAGCGGGTGGGTGAGGACCCGAGGGCCTTCACATAAAGTTGTGTCAGCGTTGCCACCCCGGAAAGGCGTTGGAGGAAATTGAGTAGCACACGCTCGGCTTCAAGAATAACCCGGGCAGGACCTTCGATAGTGCCTAACTGTGTGCCACGGGAACACTCCTTTCCATCGGTCAGGGCCGGCTTGAAGGAGGCGCCTGCGCCATAGGCATCGAGGATCGGCTGGACAATCGGCAAGCCACAGGAGACAAGGTCATTTCTCGCAATAAGGCGGGCTGTTGCCTGCTCACTACCTTTTGGCAGTAGCCTGCTCGTGATATCGCCCGTCTGCTCCGGCGGCTCGGCAAGCCCCCAGCCCTCGAGGTCTTCATTACGGGCGATCGAAATGAGAGTTGTCACAGCAGCGGGATCGATCTCTTCCCACTTTAACTGTTTGGCAATTCGGTTGGCGATGAGCGGTGCGCTCATTTGATTTCCCCGTGTCCCTTGATGAGGTACTTATAAGTCGTCAACTCATTCAGTCCCATCGGGCCTCGCGCGTGGAGGCGATCGGTCGAGATGCCAATTTCCGCTCCCAGGCCAAATTCAAATCCGTCTGTGAAGCGCGTGGAAACATTCCAATAGACCGTTGCGGAATCGACTTCGTTCTGGAATTTTGCTGCTGCCGCTTC
It encodes the following:
- the nadC gene encoding carboxylating nicotinate-nucleotide diphosphorylase → MSAPLIANRIAKQLKWEEIDPAAVTTLISIARNEDLEGWGLAEPPEQTGDITSRLLPKGSEQATARLIARNDLVSCGLPIVQPILDAYGAGASFKPALTDGKECSRGTQLGTIEGPARVILEAERVLLNFLQRLSGVATLTQLYVKALGSSPTRLLDTRKTTPGYRVLEKYAVACGGGFNHRMGLFDRVMLKDNHLAAAGATGGKKLAELVNSYRGSYPEMIIELEVDSIDQILPALDAGIENILLDNFSLSELAEAVSLIANKAATEASGGITLEDLPALGQVGVDFISTGATVHKAQWMDIGLDWN
- a CDS encoding PAS domain-containing protein yields the protein MSDQGSREFLEERLASTLAEAENLKIQADTALKYAEQVWWAWNLRRKRLKIHAAGECILGYPHEDMEHSEQFWWDRIHPEDLLEVQQSLEIALKSPERIWRCEHRFMDVTGDWVWVEQAGFVHQSDAEGNPVEMVGTTRKTQERYQLLDLFRGSETLIDALVRSAPVAFWVRGPEGIILLSSQVMKEWFGPFNTTGAVDKLAKPEDLASWHKEYQAALLNTHSSRKRPLLLNDGSWKQFEHHLIPLTQGLETFAVLEVFIPL
- a CDS encoding anaerobic ribonucleoside-triphosphate reductase activating protein; this encodes MEIGSIERSEADAFTDKRSAVIYVRGCNLRCSYCGYASLLGSCDGNGTYDWDHARKYLKKRLDRLDAVVFSGGEPTMQEDLRDCIAEVREMGLKVKLDTNGTFPEVIRDLLAQNLLDYVAMDVKAPLENYASLVGRRIDTEAIRTSIWLVKQSGVPHEFKTTVVPGLHTTRELKAISELIHGADKYVVQDFISVNPLRGELKGRPAFPHKPLQDIRAYVEKRVKTYEIRHSEEAKVMPVARRRRRSAPAAV
- a CDS encoding biotin--[acetyl-CoA-carboxylase] ligase; this encodes MDLDTRVLIPFLRANGQFVSGASIAEELQLSRVSVHKHLEHLKTSGFTFSAIRNKGYQLTREPVAFHPVLFEALLAIQPCSFFEDHIALGEVDSTNTVAERELSSGRPTPFFVVADCQTAGRGRRGRNWHSPQHKNLYLSIALRPSLPPSRLQTITLWLGLRLCQLLRDTYSLPVQIKWPNDLLIHGRKIAGMLTEARVDSEFTRDLVFGLGLNVNTSETDFPEELHSIASSLSMNLGQPLNLSRIAHRIVHHLSDAIQDYLNEDYADELAHLWPEFDFLRGQGISTEQAEGTAVGITRNGSLRVEREDGSIAILHSGEVSLRKS
- a CDS encoding type IV pilus twitching motility protein PilT, encoding MSDTLELFNNLLQLAVDNGASDVHIKTNKPALLRINGHLEPVDMDPLAVNQILAFIEDSCPPQFVERWGTDNQVDYSYRLVDVGRFRVNAFYQRGTPSIVFRYVKDKPPTFEQLNLDEKLFVDLCQQPDGIMLICGPTGCGKSSSLAAMLNWINNNMDKHIVTLEDPIEFTYSDIKSSFDQREVGIDTPSFEQGMKTVLRQDPDMILIGEMRDCDTFNTALTAAETGHYVFGTLHSSSAQQSIQRLFEYYPPTQHAGLRRQVAGSVRATITQRLVPALDGNGRLPILECLILDSLARTVIEEGKFEKIPAVVEAGKDTGSRSFNQDLFRLIKDGKISRNTGLRVSPNPKALEMNLKGIFLSEGGIVE
- the dapA gene encoding 4-hydroxy-tetrahydrodipicolinate synthase, whose amino-acid sequence is MSETQSFRGVYTALVTPMKEDGSIDWNSLSALVEAQVSGGAQGIVPTGTTGESPTLDNAEHLEVIGAVVKAAAGRIPVIAGTGANSTTEALYLTGEADRLGADAFLQVAPYYNKPSQEGLFQHFKAIADSTRKPIILYSIPGRCGIEIEVETVSRLSKACPNICAIKEAGGQVEKVRALKAACPEVTVLSGDDGLIIPFIEAGAEGVISVASNISPEVISQLTEACLAGDTGKAKALAKDWELLLTELVFLEGNPVTIKEVLFQAGRIPSPAMRLPLVRMPEASRGIIRDHLLALNYISA